The following coding sequences are from one bacterium SCSIO 12741 window:
- a CDS encoding T9SS type A sorting domain-containing protein yields the protein MKIYLFILLLLAGGLKGYSQYTLPYFEDFEQAPAVQLYGNQLNLNWAPHIQIFTVAQGRMQTDVLPEYMPSGKRAITLDQPGVNLVQNDLVLRLDLRNYSNDELEIFFDWTDFGEQPSPGDGVWVRGNANHTWTLLYDLSSRLYSFPDGYWRFSGYLDLDSALRTVGTSVDSTFELRMGQNGGSTQNTVLTGGGISWDNIGIQKVTRNDASIHQVLPFCQGSSPVKVILKNKGSDTLTSATVAWAVNGSPQPELRLSGLHLLKEEDTVITLGNFNFSGSSPYTIEAHIDSVNQGMDLQHSNDTSRWFQATSSLSGSYTVGAGGDFPHPDSALKELQIRGSCGPVTLLLMDSVFQHQISFEDFPKASPTDTLRITSHPANARPSTLMGTLFFRGLDAVRIDHLKITASDSLIHFLHPTQQVEIDHNQFESLDTNQSWAKGIANTLYIQVDHLSIHHNVFNQVENPVAMRGFHSPAFYLASHWAIDSNEINQFRGQGLQLRNVHTLQVNGNKLSTAQSFSGGIYLTYGTKVQISGNKVHLSQPSLLLSLSNCNSTGRNQTDSIFIAHNSFCGSNALGEGLGNGVRIEHTEFGRFVHNSVYCFSDAFRTNSVGHFQIANNVWEVEDQQYVRSEVGNKYFIDNRNNAYWAKSSTWKGVDPGVYDASAIFDNPWFEDPAKGNLLPGNPALDSSGASIHGIQWDILGQPYTPGFLDIGAYSFTPCSHDIQLQSFYSEYNFVPLSQRAHLQAQIQSSGKDSVHQVHWFLNQTGSIHQRNLGSLSSRQQRKVDTLISGPSSATMGQWTAWVNTSSADCRLYNDTLTTRVNWSDSALSRPMDTLNPLYFSLINRLGQEFYLTDKDTLTGIGIYLRSYFPFAAQVEIWEANAMGHPGTRVDTSRTQQFGTLMHPTESHFSMRCGGLALDTGKFFVVLKLVNGPRPEILAGSRLIPDRTIIVNWDSLNQTPQYSNEIQHQRMALAMTAYLGTSRFRQKSVIDQDSSGFCWGDTAHLQVNSNHYTHWKWSTGHTTPQAWTTQPGWHSVTLLDSNHCPFSDSIYVDRHPTPNFSLHLPALLCFNDTGQIRAQVSQGSPPFTYFWNGPSAPTTPQMNGAGEGSYSLLIKDSMKCEYDTIFQLAAPDSIELLFSNPIDKGTANELSVSSKGGTRPFQSWVWNNGEQDSTALQLPYEWAVVTVTDGNGCQMKDSINLAYPMGIVESEVSSQVIMYPNPSTGKLQLKEWVPSLQIWTVSIFSLSGQSLIKQKWDPQSESLLILDLTRLNPGSYWVTLQSSSQFQASPLILK from the coding sequence GTGAAAATATACCTTTTTATCCTCCTGCTTCTGGCGGGAGGATTGAAGGGTTATTCTCAATATACCCTCCCCTATTTTGAAGATTTTGAACAAGCTCCGGCTGTTCAACTTTATGGCAACCAACTCAACCTAAACTGGGCTCCCCATATCCAGATTTTTACGGTTGCACAAGGACGGATGCAAACCGATGTTCTGCCAGAATACATGCCTTCCGGCAAACGAGCCATCACCCTCGATCAACCAGGGGTAAACTTGGTTCAAAATGACCTCGTACTTCGCCTTGATCTCAGGAATTACTCCAACGATGAATTAGAAATATTCTTTGACTGGACCGACTTTGGAGAACAACCGAGTCCTGGTGACGGTGTATGGGTAAGAGGAAATGCCAACCATACCTGGACCCTGCTTTATGACTTGAGCTCTCGGCTCTACTCTTTTCCTGATGGCTATTGGCGATTTAGCGGCTACCTGGATTTGGATTCAGCTCTAAGAACTGTGGGAACTTCCGTTGATAGCACCTTTGAATTGAGAATGGGACAGAATGGTGGAAGTACTCAAAACACCGTATTAACCGGAGGTGGAATTAGTTGGGACAATATTGGCATTCAAAAAGTAACCCGCAACGATGCTTCCATTCATCAGGTTTTGCCGTTTTGCCAGGGATCTTCACCCGTTAAGGTAATTCTCAAAAACAAGGGAAGCGACACCCTCACTTCAGCTACCGTTGCATGGGCAGTGAATGGCTCACCCCAACCTGAATTAAGACTTAGTGGATTGCACTTACTCAAAGAGGAAGACACCGTAATTACGCTTGGCAACTTTAACTTCAGCGGTAGCAGCCCCTATACTATAGAAGCCCATATAGATTCAGTAAATCAAGGAATGGATTTACAACATTCCAACGACACCAGCCGATGGTTTCAAGCCACATCATCCCTATCGGGAAGTTATACGGTAGGTGCGGGAGGCGATTTCCCTCACCCAGACAGTGCCTTAAAAGAGCTTCAAATTCGCGGAAGTTGTGGTCCTGTGACCCTGCTCCTAATGGATTCTGTTTTTCAACACCAAATCAGCTTTGAAGATTTTCCTAAGGCCTCCCCAACGGATACTTTGCGTATAACCTCACATCCAGCCAACGCTAGGCCGTCAACACTTATGGGCACCCTATTTTTCCGAGGATTAGATGCCGTAAGAATTGACCATCTAAAGATAACAGCTTCCGATTCGCTCATTCATTTTCTGCACCCCACTCAACAGGTGGAGATCGACCACAATCAATTCGAATCCTTAGACACCAATCAGAGCTGGGCCAAGGGCATAGCCAACACCCTGTATATTCAAGTGGATCATCTTTCGATTCATCACAATGTTTTTAATCAGGTGGAAAACCCGGTGGCCATGCGCGGATTTCACAGTCCCGCCTTTTACCTTGCGAGCCATTGGGCCATAGATTCCAATGAAATCAATCAATTCAGAGGTCAAGGTCTACAGCTGAGAAACGTACACACGCTTCAGGTAAATGGCAACAAACTAAGTACGGCACAGAGCTTTTCAGGAGGAATCTACCTGACTTATGGTACGAAGGTGCAAATCAGTGGAAATAAAGTTCACTTGAGTCAACCCTCTCTCCTACTCAGCCTAAGCAATTGTAACTCCACAGGCAGAAATCAAACCGACAGTATTTTCATTGCTCACAACTCTTTTTGCGGAAGCAATGCCCTTGGCGAAGGACTTGGAAATGGGGTTCGGATAGAACACACTGAATTTGGAAGATTCGTCCATAATTCGGTCTACTGCTTTTCCGATGCCTTTAGAACCAATTCTGTTGGTCATTTTCAAATTGCCAACAACGTATGGGAAGTAGAGGATCAGCAATATGTACGTAGCGAAGTTGGAAACAAGTATTTTATTGACAACCGAAACAATGCCTACTGGGCCAAATCTTCTACCTGGAAAGGTGTTGATCCTGGTGTATACGACGCTTCAGCTATTTTTGACAATCCCTGGTTTGAAGATCCTGCGAAAGGAAACCTACTGCCCGGAAACCCGGCTTTAGATAGTTCGGGTGCTTCCATTCATGGAATCCAATGGGATATACTTGGACAGCCCTATACCCCTGGATTTTTGGATATAGGAGCCTACTCTTTTACGCCTTGCAGTCATGATATTCAGCTGCAATCCTTCTATTCGGAGTACAATTTCGTTCCACTTTCACAGCGGGCTCATTTACAAGCCCAGATTCAATCTTCTGGAAAAGACTCGGTTCATCAGGTTCACTGGTTTTTGAATCAAACGGGAAGTATCCATCAACGCAACTTAGGCAGCTTATCGTCGCGTCAGCAACGAAAAGTGGATACACTGATTTCCGGACCTTCGTCAGCAACTATGGGCCAATGGACAGCTTGGGTTAATACTTCTTCAGCCGATTGTCGACTTTACAACGATACCTTAACCACTAGGGTAAATTGGTCTGATTCTGCCCTTTCTCGACCAATGGATACCCTAAACCCACTCTATTTTTCCCTCATCAACCGATTGGGCCAAGAGTTTTATTTAACTGATAAAGACACGCTTACTGGAATTGGAATCTACCTGCGGTCCTACTTTCCGTTCGCAGCTCAAGTAGAAATCTGGGAGGCCAATGCTATGGGGCATCCAGGAACCCGAGTAGATACATCCAGAACCCAACAATTCGGCACATTGATGCATCCTACAGAGTCACATTTTTCTATGCGATGCGGCGGATTGGCTCTTGATACCGGAAAGTTTTTTGTCGTGCTCAAACTCGTTAATGGGCCGAGACCGGAGATTTTGGCTGGATCTCGCCTAATTCCAGATCGAACCATAATCGTAAATTGGGATTCATTGAACCAGACACCTCAGTATTCAAACGAGATTCAACACCAACGAATGGCCTTGGCCATGACAGCCTATCTGGGAACATCTCGTTTTCGCCAGAAGTCCGTTATTGACCAGGATTCCAGTGGCTTTTGCTGGGGGGACACGGCTCATTTACAGGTAAACTCAAATCATTACACCCACTGGAAATGGAGCACCGGGCATACTACCCCACAAGCCTGGACTACTCAACCTGGCTGGCATTCCGTCACGTTATTGGATTCCAATCACTGCCCTTTTTCTGATAGCATTTATGTGGATCGTCATCCCACACCCAATTTTAGCTTACACTTACCTGCTCTCCTCTGTTTCAATGATACCGGGCAAATTCGGGCACAAGTATCGCAGGGAAGTCCGCCCTTCACCTATTTCTGGAATGGACCTTCCGCTCCCACCACGCCACAAATGAATGGTGCTGGTGAAGGCAGTTATTCTCTGCTGATTAAAGATTCTATGAAGTGCGAGTACGATACTATCTTTCAACTCGCAGCTCCAGACTCTATTGAACTCCTATTCTCCAACCCTATAGACAAGGGAACGGCCAATGAACTGAGCGTATCTTCAAAAGGTGGAACCCGGCCTTTCCAATCCTGGGTATGGAACAATGGCGAGCAGGACAGTACGGCCCTCCAATTACCTTACGAGTGGGCGGTGGTTACGGTAACCGATGGCAATGGTTGTCAAATGAAGGATTCCATCAATTTGGCCTATCCCATGGGAATTGTGGAGTCTGAAGTGTCGTCCCAGGTCATTATGTATCCTAACCCAAGCACGGGTAAATTGCAATTAAAAGAATGGGTTCCAAGCCTCCAGATCTGGACTGTTTCGATCTTCTCCCTAAGTGGTCAATCCTTGATAAAGCAGAAATGGGATCCTCAATCCGAATCACTGCTTATTTTGGACCTTACCCGACTAAATCCAGGTAGCTATTGGGTAACCTTACAATCGTCATCCCAATTCCAGGCCTCCCCTTTGATTCTAAAGTAA